In Acidobacteriota bacterium, a single window of DNA contains:
- a CDS encoding low specificity L-threonine aldolase, translated as MTKSSSQLLEAQDPTTRSVIDLRSDTVTRPTTAMRKAMAEAEVGDDVYGEDPTVNRLEAAAARIFQREAALFVPTGTMGNQIAIKVHTRPGQEIICEERAHIIDWEMGMPALFSGCILRTLRAEDGISTWSEIKRKIPSYSYARAQTGLIELENTHNMAGGTVSPVEIMEEVCDAAHERGIPVHLDGARVFNAAVALKLPVAEVTHKFDSVMFCLSKGLGAPVGSMLVGSRSFVDQARSVRKALGGGMRQAGVLAAAGLIAVEEMPRRLQVDHDNAKFLANRLAAIPKLRITPEKVKTNIVIFDVSETGMTSEEMLRRLREKNVIASAVSDSIVRLVTHMDVSRTDCEQALEIIGKVCAA; from the coding sequence ATGACTAAGTCATCCTCGCAGTTACTCGAAGCACAAGACCCTACAACGAGGTCTGTAATCGATCTTCGCAGCGATACCGTTACTCGCCCCACGACCGCCATGCGTAAGGCCATGGCCGAGGCGGAAGTAGGCGATGACGTCTACGGCGAAGATCCGACGGTCAATCGTTTGGAAGCTGCCGCAGCGCGCATCTTCCAACGGGAAGCCGCGCTCTTCGTGCCCACGGGCACCATGGGCAATCAGATCGCCATCAAGGTGCACACTCGCCCTGGCCAGGAGATCATCTGCGAGGAGCGCGCTCACATAATCGATTGGGAGATGGGTATGCCGGCGCTCTTTTCCGGATGCATCCTGCGCACCCTCCGGGCCGAAGATGGCATCTCCACGTGGAGTGAGATTAAAAGGAAGATCCCCTCTTACAGCTACGCCCGCGCGCAGACCGGACTCATCGAACTCGAAAACACGCACAACATGGCGGGAGGCACCGTATCCCCGGTGGAGATCATGGAAGAAGTTTGTGATGCCGCTCACGAACGTGGCATTCCGGTCCATCTGGACGGTGCTCGCGTATTCAATGCAGCGGTCGCATTAAAGCTGCCCGTTGCAGAAGTTACGCACAAGTTCGACTCTGTGATGTTTTGTCTCTCAAAAGGCCTCGGAGCGCCGGTTGGTTCTATGCTGGTCGGCAGTCGAAGCTTCGTCGACCAGGCACGCTCGGTCCGCAAAGCACTCGGCGGAGGGATGCGGCAGGCAGGCGTCCTCGCCGCAGCTGGGCTTATTGCAGTCGAAGAGATGCCGAGGCGTCTACAGGTAGATCACGATAATGCAAAATTTCTCGCAAATCGTCTCGCCGCGATTCCGAAGCTCAGAATTACGCCTGAGAAGGTAAAAACTAATATCGTCATTTTCGACGTGAGTGAGACCGGGATGACCTCTGAGGAGATGCTCCGCCGGTTGCGCGAGAAGAACGTGATCGCCAGCGCGGTAAGCGATTCGATCGTGCGCCTAGTCACTCATATGGACGTCAGCCGGACGGATTGCGAACAGGCTTTGGAGATCATCGGCAAAGTGTGCGCCGCCTGA
- a CDS encoding DUF2203 domain-containing protein — protein sequence MAQRTFTLQEAQVLLPVLRLLLKQAIDGKKLIETIDAEFQALGQRIFLSGGLLVEIGKAATRRAERDKTVQRIKDVVAEIDATGVQVKDLDMGLLDFPCVVDGNTILLCWKMGEDKITHWHGVDEGYAGRKPIDENIKKLKKKPN from the coding sequence ATGGCACAACGCACTTTTACCCTGCAGGAAGCCCAAGTCCTGCTGCCCGTCCTTAGGTTGCTGTTGAAGCAGGCGATTGACGGAAAGAAATTGATTGAGACGATCGATGCTGAGTTTCAGGCGCTCGGGCAACGGATCTTCTTGTCAGGAGGTCTGCTCGTCGAAATCGGAAAAGCTGCTACACGCCGGGCAGAGCGCGACAAGACTGTTCAGCGGATCAAAGATGTCGTGGCCGAAATTGATGCTACCGGGGTTCAGGTGAAAGATCTCGATATGGGCCTGCTCGATTTTCCCTGTGTGGTCGACGGCAATACGATTCTGCTCTGCTGGAAAATGGGTGAGGATAAGATTACCCACTGGCACGGAGTTGACGAAGGTTACGCCGGCCGCAAGCCGATCGATGAGAACATCAAGAAATTGAAGAAGAAACCAAATTAG
- a CDS encoding gas vesicle protein K: MEQAIESLNQELASIAGGTTQRLDCNSENIEQGLARLVLSLIELLRKLLERQAIRRMEGGSLADSQIEEMGLALMKLEQKIRELADHFGLRPEDLNLDLGPLGHLWTDEKK; the protein is encoded by the coding sequence ATGGAACAGGCCATCGAAAGCCTCAACCAGGAACTGGCGTCGATTGCCGGTGGAACTACGCAGCGTCTCGACTGCAATTCCGAAAACATCGAGCAAGGGCTCGCACGCCTGGTGCTCAGTCTCATCGAGCTCCTTCGCAAACTTCTCGAGCGTCAAGCCATTCGCCGCATGGAAGGCGGCAGTTTAGCCGACTCTCAGATCGAAGAAATGGGACTCGCGTTGATGAAGCTCGAGCAGAAGATCCGCGAACTCGCGGACCATTTCGGTCTTAGGCCAGAGGATTTGAATCTCGATCTAGGACCGCTAGGCCACTTGTGGACTGACGAAAAAAAGTAA
- a CDS encoding gas vesicle protein, with amino-acid sequence MDRAPTVSGTTNLIDILDRILDKGLVIAGDIRVSLANVELLTIRIRLLICSVDKAEQIGMNWWKFDPNLTRQMPDTRPRSLPAAQRRSVASALGGRPRRSATPPVTRPKPGSRQR; translated from the coding sequence ATGGATCGCGCACCTACAGTATCCGGCACTACAAACCTTATAGACATCCTGGATCGAATCCTCGACAAGGGTCTGGTGATCGCCGGAGATATCCGGGTATCGCTGGCCAATGTTGAACTGTTGACTATCCGCATTCGGCTCCTGATCTGCTCCGTCGATAAAGCCGAGCAGATCGGGATGAATTGGTGGAAGTTCGATCCAAACCTTACACGTCAGATGCCGGACACAAGGCCGCGTAGTCTGCCGGCGGCACAAAGACGCAGCGTTGCTTCTGCGTTGGGGGGAAGGCCGCGACGGTCAGCGACTCCTCCAGTTACGCGGCCCAAACCAGGATCGCGACAGAGATAG
- a CDS encoding quinolinate synthase — protein sequence MTAVADRALCSLDNYLVLPDHTMDDRIAEARRELGRDCFILGHHYQRDEVIRFADYTGDSYKLSKISAQTDGRYIVFCGVHFMAESADILARSDQQVILPDLNAGCSMADMAEIGQVEDCWEQLERFGVVGRDGSGITPLTYMNSAAAIKAFVGERGGLVCTSSNAGAAFKWAYAKSPKILFLPDQHLGRNTAYKLGVPLSEMVVWDPYMINGGLTPDRLRAAKVILWKGHCSVHQRFLPEHVDNVRAKYPGIQVIVHPECRWEVCQKADQLGSTERLIKIIEDAPAGTMFAVGTEIHLVNRMGKRFAEQRKKVITLDDLGCLCTTMFRISPQHLAWALENLVDGNVVNRIRVADHVKYWSRVALDRMLEIGT from the coding sequence ATGACTGCCGTTGCCGACCGAGCTTTATGCTCGCTGGATAATTATCTCGTCCTCCCCGATCATACGATGGATGACCGCATCGCCGAGGCTCGTCGCGAGCTCGGTCGCGACTGCTTCATTCTTGGACACCACTATCAGCGCGATGAAGTGATCCGCTTTGCCGATTACACTGGGGATTCTTACAAGCTTTCCAAGATTTCCGCGCAGACGGATGGACGTTACATCGTCTTTTGCGGCGTGCATTTCATGGCGGAAAGCGCAGATATCCTCGCGCGATCTGATCAGCAGGTGATTCTGCCGGACCTCAATGCAGGGTGCTCGATGGCTGACATGGCTGAAATCGGCCAGGTAGAAGACTGCTGGGAGCAGCTGGAGAGATTCGGAGTGGTTGGGAGGGACGGCAGCGGCATTACTCCGCTGACATACATGAACTCCGCCGCGGCCATTAAAGCCTTTGTAGGCGAACGCGGCGGGCTGGTTTGCACCTCCTCGAATGCAGGCGCTGCATTCAAATGGGCCTACGCGAAATCCCCCAAAATTCTTTTTCTTCCCGATCAGCATCTCGGACGCAACACAGCTTACAAGCTCGGAGTGCCACTTTCGGAGATGGTGGTGTGGGATCCGTACATGATCAATGGCGGACTGACACCGGATCGTCTGCGCGCGGCCAAAGTGATTCTCTGGAAAGGACATTGCTCGGTACATCAGCGTTTTCTACCGGAGCACGTCGACAATGTGCGCGCGAAATATCCGGGAATTCAGGTGATTGTGCATCCTGAGTGCCGCTGGGAAGTCTGCCAGAAGGCGGATCAGCTCGGCTCCACTGAGCGCCTGATTAAGATCATCGAAGACGCCCCCGCAGGAACGATGTTTGCAGTTGGAACAGAAATTCACCTTGTCAACCGCATGGGCAAGCGCTTCGCAGAGCAGAGAAAGAAAGTCATCACACTTGACGATTTGGGATGTCTGTGCACGACGATGTTCCGAATTTCGCCGCAGCACCTCGCGTGGGCGCTGGAAAACCTTGTGGATGGCAACGTGGTCAATCGCATTCGCGTGGCTGACCATGTAAAGTACTGGTCCAGAGTTGCGTTGGATCGGATGTTGGAGATCGGGACTTGA
- a CDS encoding gas vesicle protein translates to MTTVNKAEVILEPARSAEDEASLLDILDHVLNAGIVLHGSLVISVAGVDLVFLGLNAILTSVETAMKHIEQHSVSS, encoded by the coding sequence ATGACAACTGTCAACAAAGCCGAAGTAATTCTCGAGCCTGCCCGCTCCGCTGAAGACGAAGCTTCCCTGCTCGACATCCTTGATCATGTCCTGAACGCTGGCATCGTCCTGCACGGGAGTCTGGTGATCTCGGTGGCCGGAGTCGATCTCGTTTTCTTAGGATTGAATGCAATCCTTACCTCTGTCGAAACCGCGATGAAGCACATTGAGCAGCATTCCGTCTCCTCCTGA
- a CDS encoding coproporphyrinogen III oxidase, whose translation MEGANGSLGKVKVGKPGFHFGRSPGWPDHPILGSFNHATTSGSPYNRTTVLGIYVSVPFCRSKCSFCNFASGVFSRDKMHAYVARLREEIASAEALAMAFGAKFERSIDSIYLGGGTPTTLAPDQLLSIFHAIRDQFDVRPEAEITVECAPGTLRPEILDALLEGGTNRISLGTQSFINEEIKSVGRLHTAEQTLTDIGTLRAAGISNINVDLIAGLPHQTADTWHISLNQLAQSGVPHASVYILEVDEDSRLGRELMAGGERYHAHHVPDSDLVADLYLEAIDFLDGVGVPQYEISNFAGPGSESRHNLKYWTRQPYLGFGLDAHSMLYASNTSTKLECIRLANTDDLAAFSAGSSKPEPTLVDDQQASEEIMFLGLRLNRGIDVEGEPVVQHFKQQIGELCNAGLLEQCGTFLRLTPQGRLLSNEVFERFIAVPAG comes from the coding sequence ATGGAGGGAGCGAACGGGTCATTGGGCAAAGTAAAAGTCGGCAAGCCTGGGTTTCACTTCGGCCGATCACCAGGATGGCCCGATCACCCGATTCTCGGTTCGTTCAATCACGCAACCACCAGCGGTTCTCCCTATAATCGAACTACAGTGCTTGGCATCTACGTCTCCGTTCCCTTTTGCCGGTCGAAGTGCAGCTTCTGCAACTTCGCGTCTGGGGTGTTTTCACGGGACAAGATGCATGCATATGTCGCGAGACTCCGAGAGGAGATTGCGAGCGCTGAAGCACTCGCAATGGCTTTCGGCGCCAAATTTGAACGCTCAATCGATTCGATTTATCTCGGCGGCGGCACCCCAACGACATTGGCTCCAGATCAACTCCTCAGCATTTTCCACGCTATTCGTGACCAATTCGACGTGCGGCCCGAAGCTGAGATTACCGTTGAGTGCGCACCGGGCACTCTGCGCCCAGAGATACTCGATGCTCTGCTCGAAGGTGGCACGAATCGAATCAGTTTGGGAACGCAGTCATTTATCAACGAAGAGATCAAATCCGTCGGGAGACTTCACACTGCGGAGCAAACGCTGACTGATATCGGTACCCTTCGGGCGGCTGGGATTAGCAATATCAATGTGGACTTGATCGCCGGCCTGCCGCATCAGACCGCCGACACTTGGCACATCTCTCTCAATCAACTCGCACAATCGGGCGTTCCGCACGCTAGCGTCTACATTCTTGAGGTCGATGAAGATTCGCGCCTCGGACGCGAGCTGATGGCCGGAGGCGAGCGTTATCATGCGCATCATGTTCCCGATTCGGATCTGGTCGCCGACCTGTATCTTGAAGCAATCGATTTTTTGGATGGCGTTGGAGTCCCTCAGTATGAGATCTCGAATTTCGCAGGACCTGGCTCCGAGTCTCGTCACAATTTGAAGTACTGGACGCGCCAGCCGTATCTCGGCTTTGGACTCGACGCGCATTCGATGCTGTATGCGAGCAACACGTCCACGAAGCTCGAATGCATCCGTCTTGCGAATACAGATGACTTGGCCGCTTTTTCGGCAGGTTCGTCCAAACCGGAACCGACACTAGTCGACGACCAACAGGCGAGTGAAGAAATAATGTTTCTTGGTTTGCGCCTGAACCGCGGAATCGACGTTGAGGGCGAGCCGGTTGTGCAGCATTTCAAACAGCAGATTGGGGAACTCTGCAATGCCGGACTGCTTGAGCAATGCGGAACCTTCCTTCGACTCACGCCCCAAGGCCGATTATTGTCGAACGAGGTGTTCGAACGCTTTATCGCGGTACCCGCTGGGTAA
- a CDS encoding beta-ketoacyl synthase, producing the protein MVKRAVITGIGVVSPNGIGKEEFCRAILAGKSGVKKITRFDVSDLPVQIAGEITDFDELSWIEARERKHVSRAVPLAVAASTEALRDAGIDWASMSLEQKRDVGVMLGSGGGAQEFSEEQYRHYFQGTVKQASLFSIPSGTMGTLSSEVSMRFGFRGFSHVFTTGCTSSTDALGYALRQIQFGSLPAMLAGGVDTPLAPGIMKGFCLMKIMTQSWNHDPQRGSRPFSQDRNGFVVGEGSWMFVLEEYEHARARGARIYAEIVGYGSTCEAFHRVRLAECGEEPARAIQLAMEQAGVSADNVDYVNLHGTSTQLNDRIETRALKLALGARAYSTPMSALKSQIGHPQGACGAAGVAATVIAMHHGEIPPTINLDNPDPECDLDYVPQPGRKVEIEHAVCNCIAFGSKNSALVLRRIA; encoded by the coding sequence ATGGTTAAGCGGGCAGTCATCACGGGCATTGGCGTTGTCAGTCCGAACGGAATTGGCAAAGAAGAGTTCTGTCGGGCAATCCTGGCAGGCAAGAGCGGCGTTAAGAAAATTACGCGGTTCGATGTCAGCGATCTTCCGGTGCAGATTGCGGGCGAGATCACCGATTTTGATGAGCTTTCCTGGATCGAGGCACGCGAGCGCAAGCACGTTTCGCGCGCCGTGCCGTTGGCGGTTGCTGCTTCCACTGAGGCTCTTCGGGATGCAGGCATCGATTGGGCGTCGATGTCACTCGAGCAGAAGCGCGATGTTGGCGTGATGCTCGGCAGCGGAGGTGGAGCACAGGAGTTCAGTGAGGAGCAATACCGTCATTACTTTCAGGGCACAGTCAAGCAGGCGAGCTTGTTCAGCATTCCCAGCGGAACGATGGGGACGCTCTCCAGCGAAGTGAGCATGCGGTTTGGGTTTCGTGGATTCAGTCATGTGTTTACTACCGGCTGTACTTCCTCCACCGATGCGCTGGGTTACGCTCTGCGTCAGATTCAGTTCGGGTCTTTGCCTGCGATGCTGGCTGGTGGCGTCGATACACCACTCGCGCCAGGCATTATGAAGGGATTCTGCCTGATGAAGATCATGACGCAATCCTGGAACCATGATCCTCAACGCGGTTCGCGTCCATTTTCGCAAGATCGCAATGGCTTTGTGGTGGGCGAAGGCTCGTGGATGTTTGTGCTCGAGGAGTATGAGCACGCGCGGGCACGTGGAGCGCGCATCTATGCGGAGATCGTGGGATATGGTTCTACCTGCGAAGCCTTTCATCGCGTCCGGTTGGCAGAATGCGGTGAGGAGCCGGCGCGCGCGATTCAGCTTGCGATGGAGCAAGCTGGCGTCTCTGCTGATAACGTCGACTACGTAAATCTTCACGGTACATCTACGCAGCTGAATGATCGCATTGAGACGCGCGCCCTTAAGCTTGCTTTAGGCGCGCGCGCGTACTCTACTCCCATGTCAGCATTGAAATCCCAAATCGGGCACCCGCAAGGGGCATGCGGAGCCGCAGGAGTAGCGGCGACGGTGATTGCGATGCATCATGGGGAGATTCCGCCGACCATTAACCTTGACAATCCAGATCCCGAGTGCGATCTGGATTACGTGCCGCAGCCTGGCCGAAAAGTTGAGATTGAGCATGCGGTCTGCAACTGCATCGCGTTTGGCTCGAAGAACTCCGCCCTGGTGCTAAGAAGAATCGCGTAA
- a CDS encoding flagellar motor protein MotB, which yields MRHSERSMKPLVHLALAASLSFTAAAQSSSSQASSPGKTSVAHQMKAINYRNASSSKVDMQGTSLMPSANGDAQVKSRSGRVEVELKMAGLEPANKFGMEYLTYVLWAISPQGRAVNLGELVLSHGQAQVKATTELQTFGLVVTAEPYFAVTQPGSLVISENVLRSDTAGMEQQIQFSYQLLGRDAYRSSNARIENAIFGIDPRTPLELFEARNAVRIARNANADKYAASALANAEKSLANAETAYRNKQKSSVATYARDAAQTAEDGRVMSLKKQEEERLAREAQEREAQARAQAAAEAQRRQQAEEDRATAEATRGEAERMRKEAELAAQQAQQAKAQAEQAKAEAEAARQAALAQQQQLAAEADKSRAAAQEADRLRQQAEKDKAELRARLLQQLNAVLETHDSARGLIANMGDVLFQTGKYELKPEARERLAKVSGILLAYSSLKVAIEGHTDAVGTDDYNQRLSEQRAEAVRNYFVNQGVAATSVTARGFGKMQPIAGNDTPEGRQRNRRVELVLSGDAIGTDVATATSPRGQ from the coding sequence ATGCGCCATTCGGAGAGGTCAATGAAACCACTCGTTCATCTTGCCCTGGCAGCTTCTCTCAGCTTTACGGCTGCCGCTCAAAGTTCATCTTCACAGGCTTCATCGCCAGGTAAGACTTCCGTTGCTCACCAGATGAAGGCGATCAACTACCGAAATGCTTCGTCCTCGAAAGTCGACATGCAGGGCACTTCGCTCATGCCTTCGGCCAACGGCGATGCGCAGGTTAAGAGCCGAAGTGGACGTGTGGAAGTAGAACTCAAGATGGCTGGCCTTGAGCCCGCCAACAAGTTCGGCATGGAGTACCTGACGTATGTCTTGTGGGCAATCAGTCCTCAGGGTCGAGCTGTAAACCTTGGTGAACTGGTGCTCAGCCACGGACAAGCCCAGGTGAAAGCCACCACGGAATTGCAGACTTTCGGCCTCGTCGTGACCGCCGAGCCGTACTTTGCTGTCACCCAGCCGGGAAGTCTCGTAATCTCGGAAAACGTGCTGCGCTCCGACACCGCCGGCATGGAGCAGCAGATCCAGTTCAGTTATCAGCTGTTAGGACGCGACGCGTATAGGTCAAGCAATGCGCGCATTGAGAATGCGATCTTCGGAATCGATCCGCGCACTCCGCTTGAGCTGTTTGAGGCACGCAACGCCGTTCGAATTGCTCGCAACGCGAATGCTGACAAATACGCAGCCAGTGCTCTCGCCAATGCTGAAAAATCATTGGCGAATGCCGAGACGGCATATCGCAACAAGCAGAAATCTTCGGTTGCAACATACGCTCGCGACGCGGCGCAAACGGCGGAAGATGGGCGCGTGATGTCGCTCAAGAAGCAGGAAGAAGAGCGCCTGGCGCGTGAAGCGCAAGAACGCGAAGCCCAAGCTCGCGCTCAAGCGGCGGCGGAAGCCCAGCGTCGTCAGCAGGCAGAAGAGGATCGCGCCACGGCAGAAGCAACGCGAGGCGAAGCCGAGCGCATGCGCAAGGAAGCGGAATTAGCAGCGCAGCAGGCCCAACAGGCCAAGGCTCAGGCTGAACAAGCCAAGGCAGAGGCGGAAGCCGCCCGCCAGGCCGCACTGGCGCAACAGCAGCAGTTAGCAGCGGAAGCCGACAAGTCCCGTGCCGCTGCCCAAGAAGCCGATCGCCTGCGCCAGCAGGCAGAAAAAGACAAGGCTGAACTTCGCGCCCGTCTTCTCCAGCAGCTCAATGCGGTACTTGAGACGCACGATAGTGCCCGCGGTCTGATCGCAAACATGGGCGACGTGCTGTTTCAAACTGGCAAATACGAACTGAAGCCCGAAGCCCGTGAGCGACTCGCCAAGGTCTCCGGCATCCTGCTGGCCTATTCGAGCCTGAAGGTTGCGATCGAGGGACACACTGACGCTGTCGGAACCGACGATTACAATCAACGGCTCTCCGAACAGCGTGCAGAAGCTGTACGTAATTACTTTGTAAATCAAGGTGTGGCTGCAACGTCGGTCACGGCACGAGGATTTGGAAAAATGCAGCCTATCGCCGGCAACGATACCCCTGAGGGCCGCCAACGCAATCGTCGCGTGGAACTGGTACTTTCGGGGGATGCGATCGGAACGGACGTAGCGACAGCAACTTCGCCGCGCGGTCAATGA
- a CDS encoding AraC family transcriptional regulator, with the protein MRASSAVEIAPQTLATRIITAKLEQFLRRDHVRRVYFAEDSAPPQILAYVTHFPRLYLPLAGSHVVELAQNAVPTTIRPTRGQALFVPENAWDKPEWSGPIEVLTFLFGAKHFGISLAQHKGRSEMPINAIKTHIHGAYDAMTHNILAALTAFASDRSQGPLGRLLIEALLHSCLRLFRVPSLERPRKAIRTHESICLYMQENFQTALTRESVAEHFGLAPNHISRLFRREGQIRFNDYLNSIRMNRAKFMLRNYSLTLKEVAANCGYNDIAYFCRIFKKMNNETPTQYRAVDTGVAR; encoded by the coding sequence GTGCGTGCCTCCTCGGCAGTCGAGATTGCGCCCCAAACTCTCGCAACGAGAATTATCACGGCGAAGCTGGAGCAGTTCCTTCGACGCGATCATGTACGCCGCGTTTATTTTGCCGAAGACAGCGCCCCTCCCCAAATTCTGGCGTACGTGACGCATTTTCCGCGACTCTACCTTCCTTTAGCGGGATCGCACGTGGTTGAGCTGGCGCAAAACGCTGTGCCGACCACGATTCGGCCCACGCGTGGGCAAGCTCTGTTCGTGCCCGAAAATGCCTGGGACAAACCTGAATGGTCGGGGCCGATCGAAGTGCTGACATTCCTGTTCGGTGCCAAGCATTTTGGCATCAGTCTCGCGCAGCACAAGGGGCGTTCGGAAATGCCAATCAATGCCATCAAGACTCACATTCATGGCGCTTATGACGCAATGACGCACAACATCCTTGCGGCGCTCACAGCCTTCGCGTCGGATCGTAGCCAGGGGCCTCTTGGTCGATTACTGATCGAGGCTTTGCTGCATTCCTGCCTGAGATTGTTTCGCGTGCCTTCTTTGGAACGTCCGCGGAAGGCAATCCGCACTCATGAGTCCATCTGTCTTTATATGCAGGAGAATTTCCAGACAGCTCTGACGCGCGAGAGCGTCGCTGAGCACTTCGGACTCGCGCCGAATCACATTTCCCGACTCTTTCGTCGCGAGGGCCAGATCCGATTCAATGATTATTTGAATTCCATACGGATGAATCGCGCCAAGTTCATGCTGCGTAACTACAGTCTCACCCTCAAGGAAGTAGCCGCCAATTGCGGATACAACGACATCGCGTACTTTTGCCGCATCTTCAAGAAGATGAACAACGAGACGCCGACCCAGTACCGGGCTGTGGATACCGGCGTGGCGCGTTAG
- a CDS encoding antitoxin: MTALHQQLGEWLGVRPPESEQDVLNLIERQLPASAINRLLTLGVTRSEVGALVIPLRTLQHRRSRREKLTVEESDRLLRLMRVLSQTESLYGSRERALAWLRRPNPRLANRSPFELLKTDAGSRIVEELLVQIDEGMFV, encoded by the coding sequence ATGACTGCTCTTCATCAGCAGCTTGGGGAATGGTTAGGCGTTCGACCTCCCGAATCGGAACAGGATGTACTCAATCTTATCGAGCGTCAGCTTCCTGCCTCCGCAATCAACCGCTTGCTCACGCTTGGGGTTACTCGCTCCGAAGTCGGCGCCCTTGTGATTCCCCTGCGTACCCTCCAACATCGGCGGTCGCGCAGAGAAAAGCTCACCGTAGAAGAGTCGGATCGCCTGCTCCGACTTATGCGTGTGCTTTCCCAAACTGAAAGCCTGTACGGATCGCGGGAGAGAGCGCTGGCGTGGCTGCGCCGTCCGAATCCGCGGTTGGCCAACCGCTCTCCGTTTGAGCTGCTGAAGACCGATGCGGGCAGCCGCATCGTGGAGGAACTGCTCGTTCAAATCGACGAAGGTATGTTCGTCTGA
- a CDS encoding GvpL/GvpF-family gas vesicle protein 1 translates to MSPSKTAKKKAGTGTARPKKEAARKEVHSLQPVDVPAVAQFNGQPQSQQQEGRYVYGVIEARDNVSFGKIGIGGMGENVYSVHHGDVAAVVSKTPVFIFDPTRENALAHEHVIETVMKTNTIIPMSFGTVFRTDDDIREVLKSIYPSLKDVLKQMANKLEFGLKVTWDRDRIVEELKRENEEIHRFQHELTRKHLQSTYFARMQLGRMIDKALSERAAEVVREIYDGLRTVCVASRDNKVIGDKMIMNAAFLIQKDKESEFDAAVNAVAQKFGDRLNFKYTGPWPPYNFVNIRLKLERGTAS, encoded by the coding sequence ATGAGTCCCTCGAAAACAGCGAAGAAGAAAGCGGGCACAGGCACGGCGCGGCCGAAGAAGGAAGCCGCAAGGAAGGAAGTACACAGCCTGCAACCGGTCGACGTCCCCGCAGTCGCGCAATTTAACGGCCAGCCCCAATCACAGCAGCAAGAGGGCCGCTATGTGTACGGAGTGATCGAAGCACGCGACAACGTCAGCTTCGGCAAGATCGGCATTGGTGGCATGGGCGAGAACGTGTATTCAGTCCACCACGGCGACGTCGCCGCAGTCGTAAGCAAAACCCCAGTTTTCATCTTCGATCCCACACGCGAAAATGCCCTCGCCCACGAGCATGTGATCGAAACGGTGATGAAGACGAACACCATCATCCCGATGAGCTTCGGCACGGTCTTCCGCACGGACGACGACATCCGCGAGGTGCTCAAGAGCATTTATCCATCCCTCAAAGATGTGCTCAAGCAGATGGCCAACAAGCTGGAATTTGGGCTCAAGGTGACCTGGGATCGCGATCGTATCGTCGAAGAGCTAAAGCGTGAGAATGAAGAGATTCATCGCTTCCAGCACGAACTCACGCGCAAGCACCTGCAATCCACCTACTTCGCCCGCATGCAGCTCGGACGCATGATTGACAAGGCACTCTCCGAGCGCGCGGCTGAGGTCGTCCGCGAGATTTACGACGGACTTCGAACTGTATGTGTGGCGTCGCGTGACAACAAGGTCATTGGCGACAAGATGATCATGAATGCCGCCTTCCTCATCCAAAAAGATAAGGAATCCGAATTCGATGCCGCCGTAAATGCAGTGGCGCAAAAATTCGGCGATCGCTTGAACTTCAAATATACCGGCCCATGGCCTCCGTATAACTTCGTGAACATACGATTGAAGCTGGAGAGAGGAACGGCAAGCTAA
- a CDS encoding RES domain-containing protein — translation MIQLWRISKHKELSGTGGLRAPGRWHNAGSPIVYLAETPAGALLEACVHTSANDFPPKYTLLSVRIDDQIRTEIFDGKALRKDWINHVDETREIGSEWLRSQRSALLLVPSALVPATSNVLLNPLHPDAARIRIDSAYEYPFEMRIKK, via the coding sequence CTGATCCAGCTCTGGCGTATCAGTAAGCACAAGGAGCTAAGTGGGACCGGCGGCTTGCGTGCTCCCGGACGCTGGCATAACGCCGGCTCTCCCATTGTGTATCTTGCTGAAACTCCCGCTGGCGCCCTGCTCGAAGCCTGCGTGCACACCAGCGCAAATGATTTTCCTCCAAAGTACACGCTGCTTTCGGTGCGCATCGATGATCAAATCCGTACCGAGATTTTTGATGGAAAAGCACTACGCAAGGATTGGATTAATCATGTGGACGAGACGCGCGAGATCGGCTCCGAGTGGCTGAGATCGCAACGTTCCGCCCTGCTGCTGGTGCCGAGCGCACTGGTGCCAGCAACTTCGAATGTATTGCTGAACCCGCTGCATCCGGACGCGGCGCGAATAAGGATTGATTCTGCTTACGAGTATCCATTTGAGATGAGGATCAAGAAATAG